The following are from one region of the Nitrospirota bacterium genome:
- a CDS encoding AEC family transporter, giving the protein MPPALQAFVAIVVVAALLRSSALLTKSHAERLATFVFSVSLPATILVSLDRIAFSPAVWKLPALACLVTLPLLLCSWFLCRLLELPRPTQGGFLVATGLINSVYFSYPVVLATFGEEGLGRAVLFDLGQTTLTFTVVYGLAVRHGTGSSQTLPAFVRFFSAPPLWALGVILILKAAGLNLPSWLRDLLTPVHLTTTPLASVVLGLSINVAALRRTAPLAVLGVAVRMGGGLLLGLSAVSLLDLTGLEQAIVILVAAMPSAVNAVIFAAETQLDEDLVASIVALSICLGITLLPWLPRLSLFLIG; this is encoded by the coding sequence ATGCCTCCCGCGCTTCAAGCCTTTGTCGCGATCGTTGTGGTCGCCGCCCTCCTCCGGTCCTCGGCGCTGCTCACCAAGTCCCACGCCGAGCGGCTCGCCACATTCGTCTTCTCGGTCAGCCTGCCGGCCACGATCCTGGTCTCACTCGACCGGATCGCCTTCAGCCCGGCGGTGTGGAAACTTCCCGCCTTGGCGTGCCTCGTCACGTTGCCGCTGCTCCTCTGTTCTTGGTTCCTGTGCCGCCTTCTTGAACTCCCTCGCCCCACTCAAGGCGGATTTCTGGTCGCGACCGGCCTGATCAACTCCGTGTATTTCTCCTACCCGGTCGTCCTCGCGACGTTCGGAGAAGAAGGATTGGGCCGCGCGGTTCTGTTCGATCTGGGCCAAACCACGCTCACGTTCACGGTGGTGTACGGCCTGGCGGTGCGGCACGGGACCGGCTCCTCCCAAACTCTGCCGGCTTTCGTCCGCTTTTTCTCCGCTCCGCCGCTGTGGGCGCTCGGCGTCATCCTCATCCTGAAGGCCGCCGGGTTGAACCTGCCGTCGTGGCTTCGCGACCTGCTGACGCCGGTCCATCTCACGACGACGCCGCTGGCGAGTGTGGTCCTCGGGCTCTCGATCAACGTCGCGGCGCTCCGCCGAACCGCGCCTTTGGCCGTGCTCGGCGTTGCAGTGCGCATGGGCGGAGGGCTCCTGCTCGGCCTTTCGGCGGTGTCCCTGCTCGATCTGACCGGGCTGGAGCAGGCGATCGTGATTCTGGTCGCCGCCATGCCCTCCGCGGTCAACGCCGTGATCTTCGCCGCCGAAACCCAACTCGACGAGGATCTGGTCGCCTCGATCGTCGCCCTGTCGATCTGCCTGGGCATCACTCTTCTTCCTTGGCTTCCACGCCTCTCTCTGTTTCTCATCGGGTAG